In Parafrankia irregularis, the genomic window CGGCGGTACCCGTCATGAGGATCTCCTGTTTCGTGCCGTGGGTGTCGTTGGCGTTGCCGACTATCCGGCCGACGAGGCCGGGCTGGATGGCCGGTGAACCCCGGTATTCACATTCATTCGACATCGGACGATAGCAGTCGGGCGACGAAAAATCGCGCCTTGCAGCCATGAGGGATCTCGATGGAAAGATGAGTAAAATGCTGTTGTCTGGCCGGTCCCGGCCGAACTAGCCTCGTCGTGCCGGAACGACACGAAAGTCGAGGCGAAGATATGGGACGAGACGCGTGGCGCCACAGCGGACGGCAGGCCACCGACCTGGATTCCGATTCCACCACGGTCTTCGAGGGGTCCGCCGGCGCCGTATCCGACGGCGGGGCTCGACCAGCCGGGGCGCAGAGCGGGCGCCTGCCCGGCCTCGCTGGTCCGACGGAGCCCGGCAGTACCGACCGGGCGCCGGACTATCGGATAGCGGTTGTCGGTAGTGGTCCCCGCGGGATGAGCGTGCTGGAGCGGTTGGCGAGCCGGCTGCTCGCCTCGCCGGTCGATCGAGGCGTCCATCTTTATCTGATCGACGGCGTCGAGGTCGGCTGCGGCCGAGTCTGGCGTACCGACCAGCCGCAGTGGTTTCTGATGAACACCGTGTGCCGGGAGGTGACGATGTTCTCCGGCCCGCCGGACGAAGGGCCGCCGCGGCCTGGGGCAGGGCCGTCGCTCGCGCAGTGGTGGCGCGACAACGCCGAGGACTACGTCGGGCCGGACGGATACGCGCCACGGCGGGTACACGCCCGCTACCTGCGGTTCGTGCTGGACACCGTCGAGCGGGCGCTACCCCGGCACGTGGTGACGCACCGCGTCCCCGCCATGGTGGAGGACATCGAGCCGACGACAGAAGGGTATCGGCTCGATCTTTCCGGCGGAAATGCGTTGCTGGTCGACCGGGTCGTCCTTACCACCGGTCATTCGCAACTCGAACAGACCGGTCGCCACCGGGTCTATGAAAGGTTCGCCGCGACGCGGCCAAACCTACGGTATTTTCCCGGCGATTCGCCGGCCGATCTCCCGCTGGATACCGTGCCGGCCGGTTCGGCGGTCGGGGTGATGGGGCTCGGCCTCACCTTCTACGACCTCATGCTGGCGTTCACCCTCGGTCGGGGTGGCCGCTTCCGCGAGGACGGTGACGGGCGCCTGGTCTACCTGCCCAGCGGACGCGAGCCCCGGTTGTACGGCGGTTCACGCAGCGGCATGCCGCTGCCGGCTCGAGGGCGTAACCAGAAATCATCCGAACTCGCCTTCACCCCGACCGTTTTCACCACGTCCAACGTCACGAGAGGCCACGACTTCGGCACCCTGGACTTCACCCGTCACATGCTTCCCTGGATCATCGCCGAGATCGAGCTCGTCTACTACCAGACCGCTCTGCGTGAGCAGGGGGACGCCGAGGCGGCGGCGTTCCTGACCGCTGCGGCCGGCCGGATCGCGGCGACCGCCGTCCCGCCGGTGAGCGAGCTCGCGCGGCCGCTGCTGCGGGAGCCGATGCCGCCACTCGACTTCGAACGGCTGTGCCGGCCGTTCGTCGGCGCGACCTTCGACCACCCCGACGAATTCGATCGGGCGCTGACCGAGTACCTGCTCCGCGACCTGGAGCGCGCCGAGCGGGGCAACTACGCCGACCCGATCAAGGCTGCGCTGGACGTACTGCGCGACACCCGCTGGGTCGTCCGGGAGATCGTGGACTTCGGTGGCCTCACCCCGGACTCGCACCGCGACGGATTCCTGTCCTGGTTCGCGCCGCGCAGCGCGCTGCTCGCAGCCGGCCCACCGAGGTCGCGGTTGCGGCAGGCGCAGGCGCTACGAGAGGCCGGCCTGCTACGGGTGGTCGGTCCGGACCTCCAGGTCGGCACGGACGAGTGGCGCGGCTGCTTCACCCTGTCCTCACCGGCAGTGGCCGATTCGATCGTGGCCGTCGAGACCCTCATCGACGCGCGGACTCCGACCACCGACATCAACCGTGACCGGTCGATTCTCACCCGCAACCTGGTACGTCGGGGAGTCTGGACCGAGTTCACCAACGGAGCTGGTCCCGACGCCTTCCGGACCGGCGGCGTCGCCGTCACCCAGTCGCCCTACCACCCGGTCGACCGCCGTGGCCGGCCGGATCGCGGCCTGTATGTGCTCGGCATCCCCGCCGAGCACACGCGTTGGTTCACTCTGGTCGGCAGCGGCCGCCCCGGCAACTGGAACGAGTTCACTCGGGACGCCGACGCGATCGCCCGCGACGCCCTGGCGGGTATGGCGGTGCAGGCCCCGACGCAGAGACGTTCGGCGCGGACCGTGCCCGCCGTCGCGCTCCGTTGACCGCCAGCTGGCCTGCCCGAGCGCTGCACCGCACCGCACCGCACCGCGCTGCCCGGCTCGGCCATCGGCGTTGGGCCGGGTCCCGACCCATCGAGCACGACAGGAGCGACCACACCGTGACCACACCAGAGCTCGTGAACGACCAGATCTCATGACCACATCGGAGCTCAGCCGCGTTTCGGAGTCCGTGCCCGGCACCGTGGTCTTCCGGGACCTGCTGTCCGAGGCGAATCTGGCGGGACTCGACTGGCAGACCTGGCTCCAGCCGGACCGGAAAGGTGCTGAGGTCTTCGCGTTGTTCCCCGAGCCCCCGTCGACCTCGTCAGCGGCGTCCCCGCCGTCCCCGCCGTCCTCCGGCGTAGCGGCCTTCCTCACCCGCCTCGCCCCCGGCGCGCACGGCGACCTGCACGAGCACCTCGGGCACGAGCTGATGTTCGTCCTCGCCGGCGAGCTTATCGAGGACGACGGCAGCCGGTACGGCGTGGGCGACGTCGTCGTCAAAGCGCCTGGCAGCGTGCATCGGGTGATGACGGACGCTGGCTGCACCGTCCTGGGAGTGCGGGCCGCTCCGACCCGCCCGGCTGGCGCGGAGGAGACGGCGGCGACGGAGGGCGCTCCAGCTGCCGGACGACCCGATGGACGACGTCGACGAAGGTGAGGGTCGACCGCGACTGACGCCCGCCGGTGGGAACGCCCAGCGCGACCTCCCGGTAGACCGCCGGGGTGAGCGACACACCGCTCACCCCGGCGGGTAGCGACGACACGGCCCGCGCCGGCAGGATCGCGATGCCGAGACCGGCGGCGACCATCGCCAGCAGTCCGTTCAGATCGTTCATCCGGTAGCTGACCGTCGGTTCCAGCCCGACCAGCCGCAACGCCGCACGCACGGAGGGCTCGACCGCACCCACCGGGAGCAACAGCGGGTGCTCGGCGACCGCGCGGGTATCGACCGCGTCGAGTGCGGCCAGCTGGTGGGACGTCGGCACGAGCAGCTGGAACTCGTCGCGCCACAGTGGAACTGTGCTCAGGTCGGTTTTCGGCATCGTCACCACACCGACGTCCACCGTGCGCTGACGAAGCCAGCGAGCGATCTGTTGGTCGGTGCCCTCACTCAGCTCCACCCGCAGCCGGGGGGCCTCGACGCGGAGGACGTCGATCACAAGGGGCAGGAAGCCGCTGGTGAAGCTCTGGCTGGTGGCGAAGCGAATGGTCCCGTCCGTTCCGTCCCTGGCCAGCCGTGCCGCCCGGCGGATCTGCTCGGCCTGGGTGACGACGGCCCGGGCATGGTCGATCACAGCTCGCCCGGCATCGGTCAGGCGTGCCCCGCCTCGCCCCCGTTCGAGCAATGCGCAGCCGAGATCGGCCTCCATGGCCGCGATCGCGTGGCTGACGGCCGACTGGCTGATGCCGAGACGGCGTGCGGCCATTGTGAAGCTGCCGCTGTCCGATGCCGCTACCAGAGCCGCGCACTGCGAGATCTTCATGGCCGGTGCCCGCCAACTCAGCGGGTTGTCGGCAGCAGGCGGCGGCGACCCGCTTCGTAGCTGGTGATCAGATCGGCGTGGAGCATCGTGTCGTCGATCGCATCGGTTCCGGCGAGGATCCTGGCCCGCATCCGTGGGTCGATCTCGAAACGGCACCGATGCCCGGCCCATCCCACCTGCTGCCGCAGCAGGTCGACGGTCAACGCGGCCGCCGGCGCGGCGGTCACGACCGTCCACAGCTGTTCGATCACGACGGCGGGCAGCACAATCGCGACCAGCCCGTTCAGCAGGGCGTTCTCGCGGAAGATATCGCCGA contains:
- a CDS encoding FAD/NAD(P)-binding protein, whose amino-acid sequence is MGRDAWRHSGRQATDLDSDSTTVFEGSAGAVSDGGARPAGAQSGRLPGLAGPTEPGSTDRAPDYRIAVVGSGPRGMSVLERLASRLLASPVDRGVHLYLIDGVEVGCGRVWRTDQPQWFLMNTVCREVTMFSGPPDEGPPRPGAGPSLAQWWRDNAEDYVGPDGYAPRRVHARYLRFVLDTVERALPRHVVTHRVPAMVEDIEPTTEGYRLDLSGGNALLVDRVVLTTGHSQLEQTGRHRVYERFAATRPNLRYFPGDSPADLPLDTVPAGSAVGVMGLGLTFYDLMLAFTLGRGGRFREDGDGRLVYLPSGREPRLYGGSRSGMPLPARGRNQKSSELAFTPTVFTTSNVTRGHDFGTLDFTRHMLPWIIAEIELVYYQTALREQGDAEAAAFLTAAAGRIAATAVPPVSELARPLLREPMPPLDFERLCRPFVGATFDHPDEFDRALTEYLLRDLERAERGNYADPIKAALDVLRDTRWVVREIVDFGGLTPDSHRDGFLSWFAPRSALLAAGPPRSRLRQAQALREAGLLRVVGPDLQVGTDEWRGCFTLSSPAVADSIVAVETLIDARTPTTDINRDRSILTRNLVRRGVWTEFTNGAGPDAFRTGGVAVTQSPYHPVDRRGRPDRGLYVLGIPAEHTRWFTLVGSGRPGNWNEFTRDADAIARDALAGMAVQAPTQRRSARTVPAVALR
- the leuD gene encoding 3-isopropylmalate dehydratase small subunit, encoding MQALTVHTGTAMPLRRSDVDTDQIIPVRFLNRSSRTGHADSLFADWRQDPKFVFNRPEHHGATVLVAGRDFGTGSSREYAVWALQNYGFRVVLAPRFGDIFRENALLNGLVAIVLPAVVIEQLWTVVTAAPAAALTVDLLRQQVGWAGHRCRFEIDPRMRARILAGTDAIDDTMLHADLITSYEAGRRRLLPTTR
- a CDS encoding LysR family transcriptional regulator translates to MKISQCAALVAASDSGSFTMAARRLGISQSAVSHAIAAMEADLGCALLERGRGGARLTDAGRAVIDHARAVVTQAEQIRRAARLARDGTDGTIRFATSQSFTSGFLPLVIDVLRVEAPRLRVELSEGTDQQIARWLRQRTVDVGVVTMPKTDLSTVPLWRDEFQLLVPTSHQLAALDAVDTRAVAEHPLLLPVGAVEPSVRAALRLVGLEPTVSYRMNDLNGLLAMVAAGLGIAILPARAVSSLPAGVSGVSLTPAVYREVALGVPTGGRQSRSTLTFVDVVHRVVRQLERPPSPPSPPRQPGGSERPALPGRCSQRPSSPDARCQAL